A window of Streptomyces sp. DG1A-41 contains these coding sequences:
- a CDS encoding PRC-barrel domain-containing protein, which translates to MNELMAARSLTTLPVVTLGGDAVAQVKHTLFDAAAGRVTGFTLSGRGLLSGPLKQSLPWTAVHSLGHDAVMIVDAGALADTSVVAARQQVQEGRVLHAKVLTDEGAEVGTVLDVVVEGGGSGRVVGFRIAAGKALVQGFGRRRHRVYVPRGETLVVTGRALVIPADAVRYVADDLPAFAARVGAFREGRKGTPP; encoded by the coding sequence ATGAACGAGCTGATGGCGGCACGGAGCCTGACGACCCTGCCGGTGGTCACCCTGGGCGGCGACGCCGTGGCCCAGGTCAAGCACACCCTCTTCGACGCCGCCGCCGGGCGTGTCACCGGTTTCACGCTCAGCGGCCGGGGACTGCTGTCGGGCCCGCTGAAGCAGAGCCTGCCCTGGACGGCCGTGCACTCGCTGGGCCATGACGCGGTCATGATCGTCGACGCCGGTGCTCTGGCGGACACGTCCGTCGTGGCGGCACGCCAACAGGTCCAGGAGGGCCGGGTACTGCACGCGAAGGTGCTGACCGACGAGGGCGCCGAGGTCGGGACGGTGCTCGACGTGGTCGTCGAGGGCGGCGGCAGCGGCCGGGTCGTGGGCTTCCGGATCGCCGCGGGCAAAGCGCTGGTGCAGGGCTTTGGGCGGCGCCGGCACCGGGTGTACGTGCCGCGCGGCGAGACGCTCGTGGTCACCGGCCGGGCGCTGGTGATCCCGGCGGACGCCGTCCGCTACGTGGCCGACGACCTGCCGGCCTTCGCCGCCCGGGTCGGCGCCTTCCGCGAGGGACGGAAGGGGACGCCGCCATGA